A window of Parasynechococcus marenigrum WH 8102 contains these coding sequences:
- a CDS encoding LOG family protein produces MKAGELSLGQSLDLPALDRVDTLAQELALLQDKGKRRIAILGSRHVPVVAIHLVQLVARSLVQEGHSLITSGSQGVNAAVIRGCLDVDASQLTVLLPQSLDRQPTEIRDLLDRVLHLVEKPEQDDLPLPMASSLCNQEIINRCDQLICLAFHDSETLLSSARTAEDMGKVVSLLYFD; encoded by the coding sequence ATGAAGGCCGGCGAGTTGTCCTTGGGTCAGTCACTGGATCTTCCAGCCCTCGATCGGGTCGACACCCTGGCGCAGGAACTTGCTCTGTTGCAGGACAAGGGCAAACGGCGGATCGCCATTCTTGGCAGCCGGCATGTTCCCGTTGTGGCCATTCACCTTGTACAGCTAGTGGCCCGCTCGTTGGTGCAAGAAGGACACTCGCTGATCACGTCCGGTTCACAGGGTGTTAACGCAGCTGTGATCCGGGGTTGTTTGGATGTGGATGCATCTCAACTGACTGTGCTGTTGCCCCAGAGCCTGGATCGGCAGCCCACGGAAATCCGCGACCTTCTCGACCGAGTGCTGCATCTGGTCGAGAAGCCGGAACAGGACGATCTGCCATTGCCGATGGCCAGCAGCCTCTGCAACCAGGAAATTATCAATCGCTGTGATCAACTGATCTGCCTTGCCTTTCATGACAGTGAAACTCTGCTGTCGAGCGCCAGAACGGCGGAAGACATGGGAAAAGTGGTGAGTCTTCTGTATTTCGATTGA
- a CDS encoding phosphotransacetylase family protein yields the protein MGTTLLIGSCEPFSGKSALVLGIAQKLTQEGQKVRFGKPLATSLDWDPNKGPLPQPLIDDDVRFVSETLGLAADRLIPSLHLLSPTTATQRLGQGDLQAGDGFAAMRQQIADDDGLTLLECAGSLQEGLLYGLSLPQLAEGLDAGVLLVHLWQDSCSVDALLAAKQTLGNRLVGVVLNAVTPGEVESLERQVVPALENLGLPVFGVMPRSPLLRSVTVGELVRRLNARVICCEERQELLVETLSIGAMNVNSAMEFFRRRRNMAVVTGADRTDIQFAALEASTQCLILTGAGEPLPQLISRAEELDVPLLKVDHDTLATVEVIEQAFGHVRLHEAVKATYAFRLVEEHCRLDRLFSALNLPVHVA from the coding sequence ATGGGAACGACGCTGCTGATCGGATCCTGTGAGCCCTTCAGCGGTAAGTCCGCTCTGGTTCTCGGGATTGCTCAGAAGCTCACGCAGGAGGGGCAAAAAGTCCGCTTCGGTAAACCGCTGGCTACGAGCCTGGATTGGGATCCCAACAAGGGTCCCCTGCCTCAGCCGCTGATTGACGACGACGTCCGCTTCGTCAGTGAGACCCTGGGGCTCGCGGCCGACCGGCTGATCCCGTCCCTGCACCTGCTGTCTCCAACCACCGCGACCCAGCGGCTCGGCCAGGGGGATCTGCAGGCTGGGGATGGTTTCGCTGCCATGCGCCAGCAGATTGCTGATGACGATGGGCTGACCCTGCTGGAATGCGCTGGCAGCCTTCAAGAGGGACTGCTGTACGGCTTGAGCCTGCCTCAGCTGGCGGAGGGCCTGGATGCCGGGGTCCTGCTGGTGCACCTCTGGCAGGACAGCTGCAGTGTTGATGCGTTGCTGGCGGCCAAGCAGACCCTGGGGAATCGCTTGGTGGGGGTGGTGCTGAATGCGGTCACTCCCGGTGAGGTGGAGAGTCTCGAGCGGCAGGTGGTCCCAGCTCTTGAAAACCTGGGTTTACCGGTGTTTGGTGTGATGCCGCGCTCACCGTTGCTGCGCAGCGTCACGGTGGGTGAATTGGTGCGGCGCTTGAACGCTCGTGTGATTTGCTGCGAGGAACGCCAGGAGTTGCTGGTGGAGACCCTCAGCATCGGTGCGATGAATGTGAATTCCGCCATGGAGTTTTTCCGCCGTCGCCGCAACATGGCTGTGGTCACTGGCGCGGACCGCACCGACATCCAGTTCGCTGCTTTGGAGGCTTCCACCCAGTGTCTGATCCTCACCGGTGCCGGTGAACCGCTGCCGCAATTGATCAGCCGAGCGGAGGAGCTGGATGTTCCGCTGCTCAAGGTTGACCACGACACGCTGGCCACGGTGGAGGTAATTGAACAGGCCTTCGGCCATGTGCGGTTGCATGAGGCCGTGAAGGCCACCTATGCCTTCCGTCTGGTGGAAGAGCACTGTCGCTTGGACCGCCTGTTTTCAGCTCTGAACCTGCCGGTTCACGTCGCCTGA
- the ebsA gene encoding type IV pilus biogenesis protein EbsA, whose protein sequence is MGSAWAILVGNRSPVSASVTDVALLALFAPYCGGLTREQDLRSALQTLLAGEFQGVRPREGMDGHAFQLSWEGGPAPLEIATCQLVLPGTIVQPYRFELVTHQLVVWFMDCSIGEAGNRDLPDAFWTWLLIGTDLEGGDT, encoded by the coding sequence ATGGGATCAGCTTGGGCCATCCTTGTGGGCAACCGCTCGCCGGTGTCCGCGTCTGTGACTGATGTTGCCCTCCTGGCCCTGTTTGCGCCCTACTGCGGCGGCCTGACGCGAGAGCAGGATCTTCGTTCCGCGTTGCAGACACTGCTTGCGGGCGAGTTTCAGGGGGTCCGTCCACGGGAGGGTATGGACGGGCATGCCTTTCAACTCAGCTGGGAGGGCGGCCCTGCTCCTCTGGAGATCGCTACCTGCCAACTGGTTCTACCGGGGACCATTGTCCAGCCCTACCGCTTTGAGCTGGTCACCCATCAGTTGGTGGTGTGGTTCATGGATTGCTCCATTGGGGAGGCAGGGAATCGGGACCTTCCTGATGCGTTCTGGACTTGGTTGCTCATTGGTACAGACCTGGAGGGTGGTGACACTTAG
- a CDS encoding SDR family oxidoreductase, which yields MAQADPMEQSPTSNHRWSGSRVGITGARGALGQALASRFQQAGAVVTGFTHGDPPSGTDSPVDHWVSWSCGQEEALVPHLRDLDVLVLNHGINPQGDQRPETMSKALEVNALSSWRMLRCCEHLCRERATQALEVWVNTSEAEIQPAVSPAYELSKRLLGQLVSMRGATRSAEERSQLVLRKLVLGPFRSDLNPIGVMTADFVAGQVLWQACMGARLIIVTPNPLTYVLMPLTEVGRRLYSSSLSHPDP from the coding sequence ATGGCCCAAGCTGATCCCATGGAACAGTCCCCAACAAGCAATCATCGCTGGAGTGGGAGCCGTGTCGGCATCACCGGAGCCCGCGGGGCTCTTGGTCAAGCGCTGGCCAGCCGTTTTCAACAGGCCGGTGCCGTGGTTACCGGGTTCACCCATGGGGATCCACCCAGCGGAACCGACAGCCCAGTGGATCACTGGGTGTCTTGGAGCTGCGGCCAGGAGGAGGCTTTGGTGCCCCACCTCCGCGACCTGGACGTGCTGGTGCTGAACCACGGCATCAATCCTCAGGGTGATCAGCGCCCAGAGACGATGAGCAAGGCACTGGAGGTGAATGCCCTGAGCAGCTGGCGGATGCTGCGGTGCTGCGAGCATCTCTGCCGCGAACGAGCGACGCAGGCGCTTGAGGTGTGGGTCAACACCTCCGAAGCCGAAATTCAACCGGCCGTGAGCCCGGCCTATGAGCTGAGCAAACGATTGCTCGGACAACTGGTGAGCATGCGCGGGGCCACCCGCTCTGCTGAGGAGCGGTCACAGCTGGTGTTGCGCAAACTGGTTTTAGGCCCGTTCCGTTCCGACCTCAACCCCATCGGCGTGATGACCGCCGACTTCGTGGCAGGTCAGGTGCTTTGGCAAGCGTGCATGGGAGCCCGCTTGATCATCGTCACGCCGAACCCACTGACCTATGTGCTGATGCCGCTGACGGAAGTTGGACGACGGCTCTACAGCAGTAGCCTCAGTCACCCCGATCCGTGA
- the map gene encoding type I methionyl aminopeptidase, whose amino-acid sequence MNLFADLLATTQAPSATATGPRIQKRRGVEIKSAREIKIMREASRIVATVLREVMSMVEPGQTTGELDAFAEKRIREMGATPSFKGYHGFPASICASINNEVVHGIPNAKRVIHKGDLLKVDTGAYFEGYHGDSCITVCVGESSAEAQTLSRVAQESLMAGLSQVKAGNTLLDIAGAVEDHVKANGFSVVEDYTGHGVGRNLHEEPSVFNFRTDELPNVTLRPGMTLAIEPILNAGSKTCRTLKDRWTVVTRDGSLSAQWEHTVLVTSDGCEILTDRGD is encoded by the coding sequence ATGAATTTATTCGCAGACTTACTGGCGACCACTCAGGCTCCGAGCGCAACAGCCACTGGACCCCGGATTCAGAAGCGTCGGGGAGTGGAGATCAAATCGGCCCGTGAGATCAAAATCATGCGCGAGGCCAGTCGCATCGTCGCCACGGTGCTGCGCGAAGTGATGTCCATGGTTGAGCCGGGACAGACAACCGGCGAGCTTGATGCCTTTGCCGAAAAGCGGATCCGAGAGATGGGCGCCACTCCGAGTTTCAAGGGTTACCACGGCTTTCCCGCAAGCATCTGCGCCAGCATTAACAACGAAGTGGTGCATGGCATTCCCAATGCCAAGCGGGTGATTCACAAAGGAGACCTTCTGAAGGTGGATACCGGCGCCTACTTCGAGGGGTACCACGGCGACAGCTGCATCACTGTCTGTGTGGGTGAGTCATCGGCTGAGGCTCAGACCCTTAGCCGTGTGGCCCAGGAATCGCTGATGGCTGGATTGAGTCAGGTCAAGGCTGGGAACACCCTTCTGGACATCGCTGGTGCCGTTGAAGACCACGTCAAGGCCAACGGATTCAGCGTCGTCGAGGACTACACGGGTCACGGTGTGGGCAGAAATCTGCATGAGGAGCCTTCGGTGTTCAACTTCCGCACCGATGAACTGCCGAATGTCACGTTGCGTCCAGGCATGACGCTGGCGATCGAGCCGATCCTGAACGCCGGCAGCAAGACCTGCCGCACGCTGAAGGATCGCTGGACAGTGGTGACCCGTGATGGATCACTCTCGGCTCAGTGGGAACACACCGTTCTGGTCACCAGTGACGGCTGCGAAATCCTCACGGATCGGGGTGACTGA
- the rplS gene encoding 50S ribosomal protein L19, with the protein MAADPKDTTVTDENTETAATAEVETVASAPTSPAQKLSAEALIKAFETEQMKSDLPEIYVGDTVRVGVRISEGNKERVQPYEGVVISKRHGGMNQTITVRRIFQGIGVERVFMLHSPQVANIKVERRGKVRRAKLFYLRERVGKATRVKQRFDR; encoded by the coding sequence ATGGCAGCCGATCCGAAGGACACGACGGTGACGGACGAGAACACCGAAACCGCAGCTACGGCTGAGGTGGAGACCGTGGCAAGCGCTCCGACAAGCCCAGCTCAAAAGCTCAGCGCCGAAGCCTTGATCAAGGCCTTCGAAACCGAGCAGATGAAGAGCGATCTGCCTGAGATCTACGTCGGCGACACCGTTCGTGTTGGCGTCCGCATCAGTGAGGGCAACAAAGAACGAGTTCAGCCCTACGAAGGGGTGGTGATCTCCAAGCGCCACGGCGGGATGAACCAGACGATCACAGTGCGCCGCATTTTTCAGGGCATCGGCGTGGAGCGGGTGTTCATGCTCCACAGCCCTCAGGTGGCCAACATCAAGGTTGAACGCCGCGGTAAAGTTCGTCGGGCGAAGCTTTTCTATCTGCGGGAACGGGTGGGCAAGGCCACCCGCGTGAAGCAGCGCTTCGATCGCTGA
- a CDS encoding SH3 domain-containing protein: MELDLQPGDVVKVLESAALGWVRARVIRVKSGGRVVVQSDQGREFTARGNQVRLIEPAGFRP; encoded by the coding sequence ATGGAGTTGGATCTTCAACCTGGTGATGTCGTGAAAGTGCTCGAGTCAGCCGCCCTCGGCTGGGTTCGTGCCCGCGTCATTCGCGTCAAATCAGGTGGACGCGTGGTCGTGCAGAGCGATCAAGGTCGGGAGTTCACCGCCCGAGGCAATCAAGTTCGGCTGATCGAGCCTGCGGGCTTCCGTCCCTGA
- the gltX gene encoding glutamate--tRNA ligase → MVRVRLAPSPTGTLHIGTARTAVFNWLYARRQQGSFLLRIEDTDKERSKPEYTQNILEGLRWLGIDWDEEPLIQSEQVQQHRAAIETLLQKGLAYRCYANEAELDAMREAQKASNQAPRYDNRHRNLTPEQEAAFQSEGREAVIRFRIDDNAEIRWNDMVRGAMSWRGADLGGDMVVARRAPADQIGDPLYNLVVVVDDAAMAISHVIRGEDHIANTAKQLLLYEALDLPAPTFAHAPLILNAEGRKLSKRDGVTSINDFRTMGYTAEAIANYMTLLGWSVPEGMEERFTLPEAAAVFSFDRVNKAGARFDWDKLNWLNGQVLHALPAQQLLDDLRPLWAEQGWTLPDDSSWGLELCELLGPSLTLLKEGVEQATPFFKCPDLEDDGVRQLEADGARTAVAQLLQILEAEPWDGKDTDRAKQLLADAAKGAGVKKGVVMKSLRAALLGRLQGPDLITTWCLLARIGEDLPRLQRCLA, encoded by the coding sequence ATGGTGCGCGTTCGTCTGGCTCCCAGCCCCACGGGCACGCTTCACATCGGTACTGCGCGGACAGCCGTCTTCAATTGGTTGTATGCACGGCGCCAGCAGGGGTCGTTCCTGCTGAGAATCGAAGACACCGATAAAGAACGATCCAAGCCTGAATACACCCAAAACATTCTGGAGGGTTTGCGCTGGCTTGGGATCGACTGGGATGAAGAGCCGTTGATCCAGAGCGAACAGGTGCAGCAGCACCGGGCCGCGATCGAAACGCTCTTGCAGAAGGGTCTGGCCTACCGCTGCTATGCCAACGAGGCTGAACTGGACGCCATGCGCGAGGCCCAAAAGGCCAGCAACCAGGCGCCGCGTTACGACAACCGTCACCGCAATCTCACCCCAGAACAGGAAGCGGCCTTCCAGTCGGAAGGACGGGAAGCCGTGATCCGTTTCCGGATCGATGACAACGCTGAGATCCGCTGGAACGACATGGTGCGTGGCGCCATGTCCTGGCGTGGTGCAGACCTCGGCGGTGACATGGTCGTGGCCCGCAGGGCTCCCGCCGATCAGATCGGAGATCCCCTCTACAACCTCGTGGTGGTGGTGGATGACGCCGCCATGGCCATCAGCCACGTGATCCGCGGCGAAGACCACATCGCCAACACCGCCAAGCAACTGCTGCTCTACGAGGCCCTCGACCTGCCGGCACCGACCTTCGCCCATGCCCCCCTGATCCTGAATGCCGAAGGCCGCAAGCTCTCTAAACGGGATGGTGTGACCTCAATCAATGACTTCCGCACGATGGGGTACACCGCAGAAGCAATCGCTAACTACATGACCCTGCTGGGCTGGTCGGTGCCCGAAGGGATGGAGGAGCGCTTCACCCTGCCTGAAGCGGCAGCGGTGTTCAGCTTCGATCGGGTGAACAAGGCCGGCGCTCGCTTTGATTGGGACAAACTCAACTGGCTCAACGGGCAGGTGCTGCACGCCCTGCCAGCGCAGCAGCTCCTGGATGACCTTCGTCCGCTCTGGGCCGAGCAAGGTTGGACGCTACCGGACGACAGCAGCTGGGGGCTGGAGCTTTGCGAGTTGCTAGGACCATCCCTGACCCTGCTCAAGGAAGGCGTGGAGCAGGCGACGCCATTTTTTAAATGTCCTGATCTTGAAGACGATGGTGTGCGCCAGCTGGAAGCTGACGGAGCTCGGACCGCTGTAGCTCAACTGCTGCAGATCCTCGAGGCCGAGCCCTGGGATGGCAAGGACACCGATCGCGCCAAACAGCTTCTGGCGGATGCCGCCAAGGGGGCCGGCGTCAAGAAGGGCGTGGTGATGAAATCTCTTCGCGCAGCACTGCTCGGACGGCTGCAGGGTCCTGATCTGATCACCACCTGGTGTCTATTGGCCCGGATCGGGGAGGACCTCCCCAGGTTGCAGCGTTGCCTCGCCTGA
- a CDS encoding cation:proton antiporter, producing the protein MTPERLGLLWGVTVFAGASARLLAAVSGLPGVVLLLLSGLLIGRSGLGLVEPLDLGPGLGTVVGLLVSLVLFDGGLNLRLPGDTIRATVKRIAVLRLLISLGAGLLAAHWLAGLSWSVAAVFSAIVLATGPTVVTPLVRQIRLAAPLGDVLEAEGLVLEPIGAVLALLLLELVLGNLHGWRELVLGLLERLGGGVLIGASVGWLLSELLQRLKPDQSSGLPLQLTLGMLFLMYGLSEWLLPESALPASVAAGIVVGRRQTVHTADLDGLIQELAQLAITMLFPLLAADVSWAELSPLGWGGISCVLVLMLVVRPIAVGVATVGLPLNLPQKLLLGWLAPRGIVTASVASLFAIRLEQAGILGAGRLQGLVFLTILMTVGLQGLTAQPLARALGLIEASGDETTTSGEATLQPGEVLPDPGQ; encoded by the coding sequence ATGACGCCTGAGCGGCTGGGTCTCCTCTGGGGCGTCACGGTGTTTGCCGGGGCCAGTGCACGGTTGCTGGCGGCGGTCTCAGGACTGCCGGGGGTTGTGTTGCTGCTGCTCTCCGGGCTGTTGATCGGTCGGTCCGGCCTCGGCCTGGTGGAGCCATTGGATCTGGGCCCGGGGCTTGGCACGGTGGTCGGCCTTCTGGTGAGCCTGGTTCTGTTTGATGGCGGCCTCAACCTGCGACTGCCGGGGGACACGATCCGGGCGACCGTGAAGCGGATCGCTGTGCTGCGGTTGCTGATCTCCCTCGGTGCAGGGCTGCTGGCGGCCCACTGGCTTGCCGGTCTGAGCTGGTCTGTTGCTGCGGTGTTCAGCGCCATCGTTCTCGCCACCGGCCCCACGGTGGTGACGCCCCTGGTGCGTCAGATCCGACTGGCTGCTCCTTTGGGGGATGTGCTGGAGGCGGAGGGACTGGTGCTCGAGCCGATCGGTGCAGTGCTGGCGCTGCTGCTACTGGAGTTGGTCCTTGGCAACCTGCACGGCTGGCGCGAACTGGTGCTGGGTCTGCTGGAACGCCTCGGTGGGGGGGTCCTGATCGGCGCGAGTGTCGGGTGGTTGCTGTCGGAACTGCTGCAGCGGCTGAAGCCCGATCAGTCCTCCGGCCTGCCACTACAGCTCACGCTGGGAATGTTGTTTCTGATGTACGGCCTCAGCGAGTGGCTGTTGCCGGAATCGGCTCTGCCGGCGTCTGTGGCGGCGGGGATCGTGGTTGGACGTCGCCAGACGGTGCACACGGCTGATCTGGATGGTCTGATTCAGGAGTTGGCGCAACTGGCGATCACGATGCTGTTCCCGCTGCTTGCCGCTGACGTGTCCTGGGCGGAACTCAGCCCATTGGGTTGGGGTGGAATCAGCTGCGTTCTCGTGCTGATGCTTGTGGTCCGCCCCATTGCGGTGGGTGTGGCGACGGTGGGACTACCGCTCAATCTCCCCCAGAAGCTTTTACTCGGCTGGCTGGCACCACGGGGGATCGTCACTGCGTCGGTGGCGTCCTTGTTTGCCATCAGGCTGGAGCAGGCCGGAATCCTCGGTGCTGGCCGCCTGCAGGGCCTGGTCTTCCTGACCATCCTGATGACCGTTGGCCTCCAGGGCCTCACGGCTCAACCGCTGGCCCGCGCCCTGGGACTGATCGAAGCCTCCGGTGACGAGACGACGACGTCAGGCGAGGCAACGCTGCAACCTGGGGAGGTCCTCCCCGATCCGGGCCAATAG
- a CDS encoding DUF1643 domain-containing protein translates to MSSAGPIWGSDASISADGCFRWWLTRRWRHGGRVLIFLGLNPSRADAERDDPTLRRLIGFAGDWGYDALVVVNLFARISASPSVLRRCCDPIGLDADAALLRWCQLWAHQEAWALWCGWGNGGGRFDRAQQVMDLLKPVVQQRAERFPLAPGTQAIGLTRSGQPRHPLYAPRGCLLKPFRWASTDAIGHPEETPSVSVQH, encoded by the coding sequence TTGAGCTCAGCCGGGCCCATCTGGGGGTCTGACGCCAGCATCAGTGCCGACGGATGCTTCCGCTGGTGGCTGACGCGACGTTGGCGGCATGGCGGCAGGGTTCTGATCTTTCTGGGATTGAATCCTTCTCGGGCTGATGCCGAGCGGGACGATCCCACCTTGCGCCGTCTGATCGGCTTCGCAGGGGACTGGGGCTACGACGCTCTGGTGGTGGTCAATCTGTTTGCCCGCATCTCTGCATCGCCCTCTGTGCTGAGGCGGTGCTGCGATCCCATCGGGCTGGATGCCGACGCGGCGTTGTTGCGGTGGTGCCAGTTGTGGGCGCACCAGGAGGCATGGGCGCTCTGGTGTGGCTGGGGGAACGGCGGTGGCCGGTTTGACCGTGCGCAACAGGTGATGGATCTGTTGAAGCCTGTTGTGCAGCAACGGGCTGAGCGGTTTCCGCTCGCGCCAGGGACACAGGCCATCGGGCTCACCCGCTCCGGCCAGCCGCGCCATCCTCTTTACGCACCTCGGGGATGTCTCTTAAAACCATTCCGATGGGCAAGCACTGATGCCATCGGGCATCCTGAGGAGACTCCATCGGTTTCCGTTCAGCACTGA
- the wecB gene encoding non-hydrolyzing UDP-N-acetylglucosamine 2-epimerase, which yields MTDQPRVTIVLGTRPEAIKLAPVIRVFQNASAVRTRVVLTGQHREMVSQVMDLFQLTADRDLNLMAPRQTLTHVTCAALEGLREDFQAYPPQLVLVQGDTTTAFAAGLAAFYEQIPVGHVEAGLRTDNLLDPFPEEANRRLLSQIATLHFAPTQKAEANLRASGVVGEVSVTGNTVIDALLLMAETAPQISFDGLDWDNQRVILATVHRRENWGERLKDIASGMLQVLDRHHDAALLLPLHRNPTVREPLQALLGNHPRVVLTEPLDYDRLVAAMRGCTLLLTDSGGLQEEAPALGKPVLVLRRTTERPEAVDAGTAQLVGTEPAVILEEASRLLSDVAAYEAMSRAVNPFGDGKASERILELSRAHLGV from the coding sequence ATGACGGATCAGCCCCGGGTCACGATCGTCCTGGGCACCCGACCGGAGGCCATCAAGCTTGCCCCGGTGATCCGGGTTTTCCAGAACGCCTCAGCTGTGCGCACCCGGGTGGTGCTGACCGGTCAGCACAGAGAAATGGTGTCCCAGGTGATGGACCTGTTCCAGCTCACGGCGGACAGGGATCTCAACCTGATGGCCCCGCGCCAGACCCTGACCCACGTCACCTGTGCAGCCCTGGAGGGTCTGCGCGAGGATTTTCAGGCCTACCCACCCCAGCTGGTGCTGGTGCAAGGCGACACCACCACAGCCTTTGCGGCTGGCCTTGCGGCGTTCTACGAGCAGATCCCCGTGGGCCATGTCGAAGCCGGCCTGCGCACGGACAACCTGCTCGATCCTTTTCCGGAAGAAGCCAATCGACGACTTCTTTCACAGATCGCGACCCTGCACTTCGCACCGACCCAGAAGGCGGAGGCCAACCTCAGGGCTTCAGGGGTCGTGGGTGAGGTGAGCGTCACCGGCAACACCGTGATTGATGCCTTGCTTTTGATGGCGGAAACGGCACCGCAGATCAGCTTCGATGGTCTCGACTGGGACAACCAGCGAGTGATTCTTGCCACGGTTCACCGTCGTGAGAACTGGGGGGAGCGGCTGAAGGACATCGCCTCAGGGATGCTTCAGGTGTTGGATCGACATCACGATGCGGCGCTGCTGCTGCCCCTTCACCGCAATCCCACCGTGCGCGAACCGCTGCAGGCCCTGCTGGGGAACCACCCACGGGTTGTGCTGACTGAGCCGCTCGATTACGACCGTTTGGTGGCGGCCATGAGGGGCTGCACGTTGCTGTTGACCGACTCCGGCGGCTTGCAGGAGGAAGCACCGGCTCTAGGGAAGCCTGTGCTGGTGCTTCGCCGTACCACCGAACGGCCTGAAGCCGTGGACGCAGGTACAGCGCAACTCGTTGGCACCGAGCCAGCGGTCATTCTGGAGGAGGCTTCGCGGTTGCTCAGCGATGTTGCGGCCTACGAGGCGATGTCCAGGGCCGTTAACCCCTTTGGTGATGGCAAGGCCAGTGAGCGCATCCTTGAGCTCAGCCGGGCCCATCTGGGGGTCTGA
- a CDS encoding chlorophyll a/b-binding protein yields the protein MAEQLEKTGGVAEPVGSDELNAWKRGFTPQAEIWNGRLAMIGLSAGLAVVLLVRVFAGN from the coding sequence ATGGCTGAGCAACTCGAAAAGACCGGTGGCGTCGCTGAGCCCGTCGGGTCAGATGAATTGAATGCCTGGAAGCGCGGGTTCACGCCTCAGGCTGAAATCTGGAACGGACGACTGGCCATGATCGGTTTGTCGGCTGGTTTGGCGGTTGTGCTGCTCGTTCGGGTGTTTGCCGGGAACTGA
- the tsaD gene encoding tRNA (adenosine(37)-N6)-threonylcarbamoyltransferase complex transferase subunit TsaD produces MTSVLALETSCDESAAALVWRDADGRFEVSSARIASQVEEHARWGGVVPEIASRRHVEALPGLIQQVLDESDSTLAEVDAIAATVTPGLAGALMVASVTGRTLSALRDRPFLAVHHLEGHLASVHLAEHRPQLPYLVLLVSGGHTELIRVEADGAMERLGRSHDDAAGEAFDKVARLLGLGYPGGPAIQAAAEGGDGRRFKLPKGRISLPEGGFHPYDFSFSGLKTAMLRTVEAQSGPLPTADLAASFEQVVVDVLVERSLRCAMDHGLEELVMVGGVAANRRLRQTLEQRSNAVGVRVSVAPLAYCTDNAAMIGAAALLRWDAGARGCSLRTGVSARWPLAQVDQLYTEQPAF; encoded by the coding sequence ATGACATCAGTCCTAGCCCTCGAAACAAGTTGTGACGAGTCGGCAGCGGCCTTGGTCTGGCGAGATGCCGATGGAAGATTCGAGGTTTCCTCGGCACGCATTGCCTCTCAGGTTGAAGAGCACGCCCGCTGGGGTGGTGTTGTGCCGGAGATCGCGTCGCGTCGTCACGTGGAAGCATTGCCGGGGTTGATCCAGCAGGTGCTGGACGAGTCGGATTCCACCCTCGCCGAGGTGGATGCGATTGCCGCCACGGTGACGCCAGGGTTGGCTGGCGCACTGATGGTGGCCTCTGTGACCGGACGCACACTGTCAGCGCTGCGTGATCGCCCCTTCCTGGCGGTGCACCATCTCGAAGGACATCTGGCATCGGTGCACCTGGCGGAGCATCGCCCCCAACTGCCCTACTTGGTGCTGCTGGTGAGCGGTGGGCACACCGAACTGATCCGCGTCGAAGCGGATGGGGCGATGGAGCGGCTTGGCCGCAGCCACGACGATGCTGCGGGGGAGGCCTTCGACAAAGTGGCCCGCTTGCTTGGCCTTGGCTACCCGGGTGGACCGGCCATTCAGGCCGCGGCGGAGGGGGGTGATGGCCGTCGGTTCAAGTTGCCAAAGGGCCGTATCTCCCTGCCAGAGGGAGGTTTCCATCCCTATGACTTCTCGTTCAGCGGGCTGAAAACGGCCATGCTGCGCACCGTGGAGGCTCAGTCAGGTCCGCTGCCGACGGCTGATCTGGCGGCCAGTTTTGAGCAGGTGGTGGTGGACGTTCTGGTGGAGCGCAGTTTGCGCTGTGCCATGGACCATGGCCTTGAAGAGCTGGTGATGGTGGGTGGTGTGGCGGCCAATCGCCGGTTGCGACAAACCCTGGAACAGCGCTCCAACGCCGTGGGGGTGCGGGTCTCGGTGGCACCGCTGGCGTATTGCACCGATAACGCCGCCATGATCGGTGCCGCTGCCCTGTTGCGCTGGGACGCTGGCGCCCGGGGCTGTTCCTTGAGGACTGGGGTGTCAGCGCGCTGGCCTCTCGCGCAGGTCGACCAGCTTTACACCGAGCAGCCAGCCTTTTGA